In Fusarium falciforme chromosome 9, complete sequence, the sequence TCCTGCACCTAGGCGACGAGCGATGGCAAGGCCCATACCTCCAGCGCCGATAACGAGCAATCCATTTCGAGAAAAAGACATCTTGCGTTTTCGATTTCACAACTTGTATCGACGATCAACTCCACTTTAAAGATTCCACTCTGGGGCCCCAGAGGCCATTCAGGCATTATATCACCTTCTAACCCCATGCATGTGGCGAAGAAGCCAACCATCAGATCATGGCTTTTCCAGTCTCGCCGCGGAATGCGCGGGGATAGCGAGTTTCTATTGGTTTACGCACTCGGACTCGGGAGGCTTTTAAAGCCCGTCATGGCACCACTAACTCGAACCGAAGCGCTAAGGCTGCCTCTCGTTCCACAAAGGGTACTTGTCAGTTCGCCAAGGAACGCCTCTTCGGGTGGAGGTTCGTGAAGGCATCCTTCAAGGCGGGGTAGGAACAAGCCGTTGATAACTGAAGATGAGGTGGCAGTTTGAGAAAATTGCGATTCGTATGAGGTTGCTATCTCATGTAGGATAAACAAGAAGACTGCCTACTGATTAGGTATGCTATGCCCAACGATCTATTCATCGTAAACTACACTTTGGAAATCGGCATTTCTGCTGGGCATGCGGCGAGATATCTAGTACAACCTAGAATCTAGCAAAAAAGTTCAATTGTATGTGATACTTGAACAGCCGGGGACTCGATCTTGAACTATTCGCCTTCTCCAAGACAACAACTGGGATGCGCATGCGGATTATGTGTCTGGCAATAAGAAAGCTAGCCGTTAGCTTGAGAATTATAGCCTGAATGGAGAAGCCAAGACGAATTCGATATCAATAGGCAGCTCTCGGGCTCTTCTTCAACAAGTAATATTGGGGTTCTATatctattacttttaatctATTCAGACTTGTCCCATGGTCGAATAACGACCTTTTCGCCAGAAACACCCCGCTTGTTCTTTGCAAGAGCCTCCTCAATATTATCCAAACCACCAGGAACAACCGTCACACGGTTCGGAGTAAACAGACCCTTTGCAATCCATCCCTCTTCACCACCAAGGTGCTCAGAAAGAGGCTCACTCAGATATCTCAGATGAGGGGCACTTCCAAAGCCCATGACACCCTGCACGACAACCTTgggctccttggtctcgcctAGTTCCTTTGCCTCGCTGTCTGCCTGGCTGACGGTGGCGACTCTGCTACCCTCGACCTTCAGGGACTGGAGAATCTTGACTCCTAGCTTCTGCGTCACTCGGGCGCCGATTGTGTCGAAGACGAATTCTAGAGGATAGTCTCCGATAGTGCTGACGTAGTCTTCCAGAGAGGTGTTTGTACGGTCCAGAACTGCGTGGGCGCCGAGTTTGGTAAGGTATTCGTGGTGTGCGGGACTGGCGTTTGTAACGATACGCTCAAAGCCTGATAGACGGGCGAGTTGAACGGCATATTGTCCAACTGAAGAGCTGCCGCCGAGAATAACAAccgccttgcccttgccgacAGAATCACCACCCTCATCCCATGGCGCTGGTAGTCCTCGGCCAGTTTTATCGTAAAAAGCGGTAACAGCAGCAATCGTGGTCAACTGAATACCAGCCGCCTGCTCATCCGAAATGTTGCTTGGGGTCTTGGCTAGCAAAGTCTCAGGCATCTTGCAATACTGCTGAAAAGTCGTCGATTCAATGTTGCCAAGAATTCCCTGGAAAAACACGCGATCGCCGACCGACACACGGGATGTGTCTGGACCAAGAGCGACAACCTCGCCAGCGGCATCAGAACCTAGAACGGTGGGCCATTCTTGGACAAAGAAGCCATAGTCGCGGATCTTCCAATCGACGGGGTTAATCGCGGTCGCTGTGATCTTGATGGCGACCTCGCCCGACTTGAGCGGCGACAGGGATCGTTCTGATGTGATGTGGTTTTCTCCCTTGCCAGCCACAGTGGCAGCCTTGAAGGTGGTCGGTAGAGACATGGTGACAGTGTAGGactataatttttaaaagttGAATTATCCACTCGAGTTCAACTCGGGGCCAACACTTCTCTTATACGAGCCACTTGCCTCGGCATGGCTAGATATCGACATCGGCCCGTCGCCGCATTCGTTGACAAATCCACAGAGACCCGCTTGTGGGATGATGCAAGCCGGACTATCTAACCTTGATCGGTTTGGTGTGACCCGATGATCCAGGCACGGGATGACGGATTTGGTTCTCCGTCATTCCATCCAGGTCGGGACGTGACCTAGGTGAATTTTCACCGACTGATATGATGGGGAGTGGTCTATCACGTTGTTATCAGAGTGACATGATTTGGGATGGATAAGCAATCAAGGCACTCACTTACTTGGTGTACAGTTGAGATGCAATTGATGGCGATCTTATGTGCTGTCGTGGTACATGGTATTGACGCTCTTTTGGTGGTTATGACGCAATAGCACATCTATTCTGGAAGACACACTATCGAACGGCTTCATGATCCATGCCAGCTTGACTAGGACCACAGGAAACAGGCTAACAATAGGGCCCTAAGAGAGAAATTTGACGTATACAAGTAGACAAGTCATGTAATACGACTGCGAGTAGGATGGCCTATTTCGTTCGCACTTCATGTTAAATGTACACtgaaaagcttttaatagcCTTAGAATTCCGCAATAAACCTACCCTACCTACTTCAGAAAAATGACCTGATAAGCAAAGTACTTATGTTCTCACGCAGCATGGTCAGCAGGAATTGCCAGATCGCTCTTCCTTTTGGAAACCGCACACTCTCTGCTACCAGTTTCTAGCCGAGGCCAAGCGCCTCTGGGAGCTCTAGAGGTATTCTAGGAAGCGCATCACAACACTACAAGCGGGGCCATCATATGCATCAGCTGCAACATAGATGGCATAGACAAGATTGGGGCATCCTACCTGGCCCAGTGCATCGCTATGGGTGTTAATATGGGGCTATTCATACAGCCGTTTGCTTCTCGCAGCTTGAGGCAACGCACAGTATATGCAATGACGGTCTGGAGTCTCTTTGCCTGGCAGGCGTAGGTATCCAAGCTGATGCACCTCATGGGCTGTCTTACTCTTGAACTTGCAGGATGCAGCAGTTTCACTTTTAACTGGAGCCATTGCTCTCAGAGCCTCCTGTCATTGAGCTCCCGCTTGACCTGGGAGAAATATTCGTCATGTACCCTCATGCTGGGTCACCGTGGCCTATTTAGCACACCTCCGTTTTCCGCGCCATAATCGGATTCCGCACAATCATGAACGAGGTTGGGAGACGTAATTTTGGCTCTGGAAAGGGTAGAGGCCCTCTGAGCCTTCATGAGGTCATGGGATATCGCGCCAAGCTTCTGGAATGGATGCAGTCTCTGCCGGCTTCTCTGTCACCTGGCCAAATTGCCCTTCCAAGGCATTTGAAGCTCCAGTACGTCCCCAAAATAAAGACGTGTTTCGAAGCTGATCCTTTCCAGCATGCACGTTTATAATCTCATGATGAATCTGTTTGAGCCCTCAGTAGGCTCTGACTATGGAAGAAACATACTGTCACCCTCCCCCGAGGAGATTGTGATTTCATCAAGGGCGTGCATGGAGTCCGTCGTACGTCTGTATTACACACGGCACAGCTTTGAGCACTTGGACACCATCATGGTCACGTACCTCCTCTTTGTCGGTTTCAACGCGCTCAAGATGCTCGGCATGGCTAACCCTCAAGATCACGACGCTGCTTTGTCAACTGCAGTGCTGTGTGCCAAAGGACTTTGTGATCAGAGCCGCTTCTATTacatcgccgaggccatcttcATGGTGTTACGCGATAGCATGGATCCAAACGCCGCTCACCTGCTGAAGGACTTTGCGCATaccgaagatgaagaggagaggaagtAGCTTGTTGCTAGATAGCTCTAGTCTGCCTATCCGGTGAATATTGCCAGCATTGCCGACGATCCAGAGAAGCAGCGGCTTAGCAGACTGGTAGAGGCATATATTaatcttggtcttgataGTGGCGCCGAGTCTGCGTCTGAGCGTTCGTGCATGAAGTAATGCAAATAGCTGAATGTTGGAATGTTTCCTCTTTTGGTTACACGTGCTTTTAGGTGGTGGCGTATTGTCTTGGCAGTCAGCAACACTCCATGAGGATGGCGACATGTCTCAGTCACATCCCAGTTTAAGCGGCTCTCTTCCTACAAGTACGTCACCGAACAGCTGAGGACGAGTAAGGCGGAATCCGAGGATGCCGACTTTTGGCCAAATAAGGTTGTGGCTCCTTGTCTGCCAAGAATCCGCGGAGCCCGGAGAATGACTCCACACATAACGAGGATGTAGGCCCTCTACCAATCAAAAGGCGTGAGACGGACGAACTGGTCGCCGTGATCTCTCCATTATTATTCGCATTCGCTCGCATTCGGGAGGCTGAATGCGTGTTCCCTGAAACTGAGTATAGGCACCTATGATCAAAACAGATATATAACAAAACGCATCTCTGGATAAGTGAAGATGTCAGACCAAGTAAACCTTGAAACTCGACTCTCTGTTTCATAATTCTTCACAATGAGCTCTCTCAAACTCATCCGAGTCAATTCCATCCAGGAACTCGATCAACTCATCGATCTCGCATGTGAGATATGGATCGACGATCCCATCTTTTCATGTGTCGTTCCCGGTCGTCGAGAGCGACCTGATCAGTATCGACAAGTTTGGCAGCTTCTACTTCGCAGCGAGTATTCATCGCCTGGCGCTGTTGTTATGGTTGCTAGCGACGGCTCGAGTGGTGATATCGCCGATGCTGTTGGGTTTGCTGTTTGGCATCGTCACGGTTCAAGCGACACGGCTAGGAGCTGGCAAGGCGATACTCTCAACAAGAGTAAGTTCTGCTTCACCTTCCTACTTGAATAAATCACAACTGACCGGAGACCGTGGTACAGGACTCATCAGGCTTGGGCTATTGTTTCAGTGGATTTACCACTTCGCTTTTGGCCGGTCATCCGAAGCAGTCTCAACTAGCCATGCCAAAGAAATCGCGACCGAGACCCGTAACGCTGAGCGGCTCTACCCCGATGAGCGATGGCGTCTTGCCTTTATCAGCGTGTCTCCAAATCACCAACGGAGAGGCATTGGCCGGAAGCTGGTCCAATGGGGTCTTGACcgcagcgaggaggagggtgttgCCGCGGTGCTTGAGGCTAGCGATGCAGGCAAGGGTTTATATGAGAGAATGGGATTTGTAGAGGTTGGGAAGATGCCGTTTGATGGAggaaagaaggaggagcctgTCATGATTCGAGAGACGCGTGAGTCTAAGAAGGTGGTATAGTCCAGGAGGCCCAGAATAAACTGAGATACGTACGAGTGGTGATATCTAGGATGAGATAGGCTATGTGGAGAGTCCTGGGGGCCTAGGATTTGTATTCTAGATGCTAAGGGTAGTAAATAAGTCAAATTAAAGATCAGACTATGATTACAGTTTAAGACATTGGCACAAAAATCAACCCCAGATCGAATCTTCCCTTATCAACTTGAGCACTACATCTCACGGCTGCCTGCGGCTCACCAGAGACATCCGCTTATATACACCCTTTAGATGTTTGTCCAGCCTGTTAAGCTATTAGCGAGGTGGCAAATGATGGGCGGGGAGAGAGTTTTTCACTGCTTGACAACGTGTTCTTGGAACAAGAGGAAGTGATGTGGGCGGAAATCGCGATTATTCATCAGGTTCCGGTCTCGTGTCAAGTCATCGTGAAGCCACTCTAGCCTCAGCAGAATCTCCAGGACAACACGACACGGGAACGTTGGATGTGATGATGGACACAGCGAGCGGCTCGCGCAGAAACAGCTAGTAGTCCAGTTGCGAGGGCGGCGGGATGGGTTGATCCACTGGGGAAATCCACGGACACGACGAGCAGTCCAAGGGCGAAGAGGACACAGCAAGTAGTTGCCAAGCTGCGGCATACGCATGAAACAGAGGTAGATGCCGACGTCAATGAATTGACGAATCCGGGACCTAACCCTAACGAGTAGCCGGAAGTTCTGGACGAAAGAGAAAGCGTGCAGACTAGAAGAAACAAGTATCCGAGTTTCATTTTGTTCAAaggaataacttattatagctagtcttTCCATCTCGTTGCGTCTCCGCAGCCTGATTGGTTTTTCGGAAAGGTGCCGCCATGTTCGGATCGCCTCGGCCGAAAAGGTCCGTCGCGGATCAATTCCGACGCCGCGATTGCTTTCCGCAGCGCTTCTTAACCCGAAAGCTCATACACAGATAAATATGGCATTGTCTACTTGATCATCGTCCTAGATTATTTTGACAACTCAATCATCCCTCCAGTTCATATCAAGCTTCAACATGAGCCAGCCAATTTTTCGTGTTACTTTGTTCAAGATTCCTCTTGAGGAGGATCAGCAAAAGGTGCTGGACATATACAATAGTATGCCCCCAAAGGTCATCAAGGTCCGTCTTGCAAGTGATTACTCTTCCCATGAATATAGCTAAACAAATATTCAGAATGGAAAGCCTTATGTTCGACTGGTAACTGTGGGCAGACCTAAACCCGACCAGCGTGCCCAAGGATTCACCGTGGCGGCTGTCTCCCGCTTTGACAACTCGGACGACATGGCGTACTACGACAATGAGTGCCCATGCCACGCTGAGCTCAAGACGTTTGCCAAGAGCGTGCATGAagggttggtgatggtttATTTTGACAATGAGTTACTATCGATATAGACATGCAATATCCTAGCTCATTCAAGCCCCGAAGTGTCCTCGCCTAAATTCACTGAATAGGATTTGTTGCGAACTACTCACTTTATGGTTCCCATAAGGCATATTTCGTATTTAGTTTAAAAACCCCAGTTGCTAATGGGTCAGGTATAGTAATCGCACTTTAACCACACTCTAGATTCGGAAGCCCATACGTCAAAACGTGAGAATTAAAGCCCACTGAGGACTGCCACGTTGAATAATAGAAATTACTAAAAAATTATTGATTGGAAACCGCGTGAACTCAGTTTATACGACCAGGCCTTGCTTTTCCAATGGGTGCAGACATATATCGGCCAGGTCAATGGAGACAAGGATCAAGTCTCTGCATTTGGGGAGTCGGCCACTTACCAACACCAATCTCGCTGCGGCATATCAGACCTATTTCGCGTCTTTTGCAGCTTCTGGTGATCCCAACAGTCTAAGTCTACCACTGATTGCCGGTTAACAACCCCCCAAGTGGCCGATTGCGGATGGTTCTGGCGATGAACTCGCAAACGTGCTCACGGTACAGATTCCTAGCGGCCAGGAGGCATTCGTGCTGGCTTCAGATGATCAAAACGGGAAGGAAAGGTGCAGCTTTTGGACGACTCTGGCGGAGGAGATTGTGGAGGCTCAGGGATCAAATCAAGATGATGCTGCTAACTATGGCGAGCTCTAATTGAGAGGCGTCTAACGAGCTTTAATACAAGCTAGATATCAATTAAGGGATGATTAATATCGGGAGAAAGTCTTACCCTTGTGGGTAGACTAATAGATGAATGGAGACCAAATTATTAAGATGAGAGTATACGTTTATGCTGTCTGAGGGGGGCTCCTAAAGTTAGATGCGTAGCTAAATCTAACTTATCCTGATATAC encodes:
- a CDS encoding PKS-ER domain-containing protein encodes the protein MSLPTTFKAATVAGKGENHITSERSLSPLKSGEVAIKITATAINPVDWKIRDYGFFVQEWPTVLGSDAAGEVVALGPDTSRVSVGDRVFFQGILGNIESTTFQQYCKMPETLLAKTPSNISDEQAAGIQLTTIAAVTAFYDKTGRGLPAPWDEGGDSVGKGKAVVILGGSSSVGQYAVQLARLSGFERIVTNASPAHHEYLTKLGAHAVLDRTNTSLEDYVSTIGDYPLEFVFDTIGARVTQKLGVKILQSLKVEGSRVATVSQADSEAKELGETKEPKVVVQGVMGFGSAPHLRYLSEPLSEHLGGEEGWIAKGLFTPNRVTVVPGGLDNIEEALAKNKRGVSGEKVVIRPWDKSE
- a CDS encoding N-acetyltransferase domain-containing protein; this translates as MSSLKLIRVNSIQELDQLIDLACEIWIDDPIFSCVVPGRRERPDQYRQVWQLLLRSEYSSPGAVVMVASDGSSGDIADAVGFAVWHRHGSSDTARSWQGDTLNKRLIRLGLLFQWIYHFAFGRSSEAVSTSHAKEIATETRNAERLYPDERWRLAFISVSPNHQRRGIGRKLVQWGLDRSEEEGVAAVLEASDAGKGLYERMGFVEVGKMPFDGGKKEEPVMIRETRESKKVV
- a CDS encoding Stress-response A/B barrel domain-containing protein gives rise to the protein MSQPIFRVTLFKIPLEEDQQKVLDIYNSMPPKVIKNGKPYVRLVTVGRPKPDQRAQGFTVAAVSRFDNSDDMAYYDNECPCHAELKTFAKSVHEGSFKPRSVLA